The genomic window gatggcggcgTTACAGCGAGAAATTGCTTACATCcgtcaccttctataattccatcatgcccATTGTGTACTCACCCTCGCCttccaatgaacagtgatccagataacggtaaaaatttaaatgaaatgcaacaacaaattgttccatatggatcacattgttgttgcatttgcatcttAAATTTCTAtacgtatctggatcacgcttcattggaacgcaacaaTCCACAATGTCAGTGGCTGCGATAAAATCACAGGTACACTAATAATTGTTAGCTCTACTCGTTGCTCGGTACCTGTCGACATGTAGATTATCTCTGCTGGTATCGTAAAAAAACTACGAAAGTAAATTTGTTTtgggaaaattatttttaacaacaaaatatcccCCACAACTCAATCGCGTTCTATAAAAGGGCGCTATTCATGCGGTAGAGAATAAAATAACGGATAGTGcgggaatcgaaatgacaaaaaactaaaaatttatcgtacttggagtaaaccattaaatcagaATATATCTGCTGCTAACACGatacaaaaaatatcgagaggtgtcaatcGACGCGCCTTGATATCactattaataatccgaaggcggaaaataaaaatttggtaatagtgtagttgaggggtcgattaCTAATACGGGTCAAAAAAatcgggtaatagtctagttgaggggtcgactgctaatacgctaccaaaaatatggagtgaggtgtcaaaaggcgTATTAatatcgagaacaataatccgaaggcggaaaagaaatattttatctctgtccgtagatatttgcagttgaagttggcgatttccatgtggttgttgttgtgtgtacctacaaaaaaaattgtgcatcaccgtggcggtagccacggttataccacacacccggacttggcatggcgtagcccagggttattttttataatagcggccgaaggccgccaacgcagaaaggtgttctgcgcaaaaatactgtggatccgacccccggtttcggaggtacccgcgggtcttttttcggtttttcgttaatatcttttgaacgcgttaaaatttttattttccgccttcggattattaatactgatgtcaaaacgcgtcgtttgacacctctcgatatttttggtagcgtattaccagtcgacccctcaactagacttttaccaaatatcgagagaggtgtcaaaaggcgcgtattAATCTCAAGAACAATATGGCaacgatttagtttagcaccccacGAGTTCtgggtttaacttggtatcaaatgaacgagggagttctcccgatcacatatatattttaaagggtaatagtctagttgaggggtcggctgctaatacgcaaccaaaaatatcaagtgaggtgtcaaaaggcgcgtattaatctcgagaacaataatccgaggcggaaaagaaaaaatttatctctgtcgggagatatttgggtaatagtctagttgaggggtcgactgctaatacgctaccaaaaatatcgagagaggtgttaaacgacgcgtcttgacatcagtattaataatccgaaggcggaaaataaaaatattaacgcgttcaagagatattaacgaaaaaccgaaaaaagacccgcgggtacctccggaaccgggggtcggatccatagtatttttgcgcagaacacctttcggcgttggcggccttcggccgagcttataaaaaataaccctgggctacgccatgccacgtccgggtgtgtggtttaaccgtagctaccgccacggtgatgcacaattttttttggtgggtaccaacacaacaacaaccacatggaaatcgccaacttcaactgcaaatatctccggatatagataaaatttttcttttccgccatcggattattgttctcgagattaatacgcgtcttttgacacctctctatatttttggtagcgtattagcagtcgacccctcaactagactattaccgatatttgcagttgaagttggcgatttccatgtggttgttgttgtgtgtacccacaaaaaaaattgtgcatcatcgtggcggtagccacggttataccacgcacccggacttggtatggcgtagcccaggattattttttaaaagcgcggccgaaggccaccaacCCAGAATTAccaaaaattgtgcatcaccgtggcggtagccacggttatacaacacacccggacttggcatggcgcagaccagggttattttttataagcgcggccgaaggccgccaacgcagaaaggtgttctgcgcaaaaatactatggatcccacccccggtttcggaagtacccgcgggtcttttttcggtttttcgttaatatcttttgaacgggtaaaaaaagttaacttgatctagacgtgaatacgcgtcttttgatacctcacttaaaaaaggcccaattttagggtggggcccctaaactgcacaatcaccttattttttataagcgcggccgaaggccgctaacGCAGAATGGTGTTCTACGCAAAAATacaatggatcccacccccggtttcggaggtacccacgggtatttttccggtttttcgttaatatcttttgacagagttaaaatttttattctccgccttaggattatcaatactgatgccaagacgcgtcgtttgacacttcTATcattatttttggtagcgtatttgAAGGggtcaactagacttttacccgcCAAAAAATATCCAAAACACGTCTTTTGGCGCATCCCGAtatatttggacgcgtattagcagtcgacaccTGTTGTAAATTACTACCCAAAATACATATTTGTTGTTCCAGAAATCATGGTAAAACTCTATTTCGAGCTGTTAGTCTAATCATGCCGGTAGATATAAATAGATTGACAGACGGCTGGCTAGAACTTGAGTCCGATCCTGGACTATTCACGTTATTATTGGAAGATTTTGGTGTTAAAAATGTTCAAGTAGAAGAGGTGTACGATTTACAAAAACCTATTGATGGCCCGGTTTATGGGTTCATTTTTCTCTTTCGTTGGATGGAAGAAAGAAGAGCAAGAAGAAAAATTGTAGAAGCCACTGCAGAAGTATTTGTAAAAGACGAAGAGGAAATTTCAAGTATATTTTTTGCTCAGCAAGTTGTGCCGAACAGTTGTGCTACTCATGCATTGTTATCGGTGCTTCTCAATAGTAATGACACCGACCTTCATCTAGGGGCTACTCTAAATCGCTTGAAAGCACATACAAAAGGTATGTGTCCAGAAAACAAAGGCTGGGCTATAGGAAATACACCTGAACTAGCATGTGCACATAATTCCCATGCGATGCCTCAAGCGAAAAGGAGACTAGATCGGAATGCAGCATCCAGCATATCAACCGGTAGATTCACAGGTGAAGCGTTCCATTTCGTCAGTTATGTTCCAATATCTGGCCATTTGTTTGAGCTGGATGGCTTGAAACCCTATCCTATCGATCACGGGCCCTGCGACGATAATGAGGATTGGACTGATAAATTTCGGAGGGTAATGGCAGAAAGATTAGGTATTGCTACAGGTGAACAGGATATACGCTTTAATCTAATGGCAGTTGTTCCGGACCGTCGTATTGCAATTACCCATAAACTAAAAATGTTACGGACAAATCAAGCAATTGTTTCGGGAACACTACAGAAGCTTTTGAAATGCAACGAATACAATAGTGTCAAAAATTTGAGACTTGATATTGAAACTCAAGAAAGAATCTACCAAAACAGTTCTCCACCGTCACCAGTTTTAGAGACAAATGCTTTTACAATTCGCGATTTACAATCTTTACTCAAAAATTTACATTCAGAAATTGCTGTTAGCGAACAGCAATTAAACGATGAGAATGATAAGAGGTATATGTTTAAGGTGAGTGCATTTTGTGATTTAATAGTAATATGGCATTAATTCAGTAAAATGTTCAACTAAAATATTTAAGTGGCTATTTCTATTATTACAATTggaaattcgtatggaaatgtgATTTAAAAAAGCTTTATATACCATAATTTTTATGAATATGTGGGTAGATGTGGAATTATATAGAAGGGTACTCAgagcagagctgtaaaaagattgaatcaattaggtgtgcattctctcagcattcttttgaaaatttgtgattttttggttgcatattataaatctccattcctgagtggcttaaaatactttaaaacaaaactaaagtgtgtgtgttattgaatggtaaaatataattcaatatagagtgtgaatgtaggaaccattcccacTCTTtattgaatgtaaacttgaaatgaatgcacacctGTTTACCATTCAGTACTAATTTTCTTATATCAGAGTTGATATTTTTATACTTCAGTAGCTATACAGGTATGTTAAAGGAATGCTttctttaaaaggtaataaatcTATGTGatcaaatatgtatgtaattttttaaacgaaacggCGTATGTTCCGTCTGGCGTCCCATCATGTTCGTTTCCATGAACATGTGTGTATTTTTGATAATTCATGTACGCTCTGCCATTGTGGCCagaccatggttcaattatgcacaggttggctcatctcatcagctgattttatttatgtcattgcatggtcgaagggattgtcaaaaggagatgtcaaactcaaaatgaaaccaacacattagcaaaattttcttacacatacaaaaactgctaagttttatgtttccattccataccattcgcaccaacaccaatacacagattttgacaatttgaacagacatagggggactcatgtaaccgtataaatgccttataaagtgtgtaaacgtataaatttatctagtgcgtaaacgagctgtcaaattttgtatgaaaaatcatttacacaatttgtataaatttacgcgcacatttcatggtgtaaacgcggtaaactcaaaggaatgcaactttGCAGAcactacagcaggcattttcatcagaaatctccaacaacagcaagtaaatgcgttttagttttgatttttcacttaatcttagtattttttaatttgtataacaacaaaaaaaattttgttcgttaataatacagctgataaacaatcaaatttatcaagagtattactaggtgcgttcatataacagcgtgtgtaaatggatataattttacaccttataagtttatatgctttcatgagtccccctattttgttgctttacagatgagccaacctgtatatagttgaaccatgggccAGACGATGATTCATGTACTAAGcaaaatatgtatttgtatacCAGATACTTAATTTTGTAAATGTTGATTGAGGTATCCCAATAAAAACCAAgtactttgttgttttaaatgcaaaggctaTCATCATAAGGCCAGTGACTGTAAAGAAAGGGAAGTGTGCACAAAATGTCTTGGTGAACACAAACATACCCAATGCGATAAGGAACCAGTCAGGAAATGTATCAACTGTATGAGGGCAAATAAGGAACTGAATCTTGGGCTTGATGATTACCATGATACTATGGATATAGCATGCCCTGTATATCAGCAAAAATTATCCGCAAGGAAAAAAAAAgattgtttattagcaaccaaagcataaaaagtacaaaatcTAAGTAGTGGGGTGCATAGCTTAGAAtgtatatatctcaatatttctaGTATAACAGCAAACAAAACTGAACTGGAGAGGCTTGTCGAAATAAGAAAACCAAACATTGTACTATGCGCAGAAACATGCACAACTGATCTTATAATGGATACCGAATTAaatattccgacatacaaatgtatTCGTTGCGATTcccatagtagacatacgggtGGTGTTTTGATGTATGTTCATGAAAATTTATAGTTTAGTATAGTCTGCAATATAGCCATTAACATGGATATATGGTGcattattataaaaatcaaaaaatgtgcgttaaaatggcaaattggtgtactttatcactcaccgaaacatactcgaaacacctattaagtttattcgcaca from Eurosta solidaginis isolate ZX-2024a chromosome 3, ASM4086904v1, whole genome shotgun sequence includes these protein-coding regions:
- the caly gene encoding ubiquitin carboxyl-terminal hydrolase calypso isoform X1; this encodes MRNHGKTLFRAVSLIMPVDINRLTDGWLELESDPGLFTLLLEDFGVKNVQVEEVYDLQKPIDGPVYGFIFLFRWMEERRARRKIVEATAEVFVKDEEEISSIFFAQQVVPNSCATHALLSVLLNSNDTDLHLGATLNRLKAHTKGMCPENKGWAIGNTPELACAHNSHAMPQAKRRLDRNAASSISTGRFTGEAFHFVSYVPISGHLFELDGLKPYPIDHGPCDDNEDWTDKFRRVMAERLGIATGEQDIRFNLMAVVPDRRIAITHKLKMLRTNQAIVSGTLQKLLKCNEYNSVKNLRLDIETQERIYQNSSPPSPVLETNAFTIRDLQSLLKNLHSEIAVSEQQLNDENDKRYMFKVDDCRRTHNYDEFICTFLSMLAHQGVLGELVSQHILPSKKLGGQGMNRFSKGSTQYATPQKQKNCEPSKNSGRRRKGRNKCKKRK
- the caly gene encoding ubiquitin carboxyl-terminal hydrolase calypso isoform X3, with translation MRNHGKTLFRAVSLIMPVDINRLTDGWLELESDPGLFTLLLEDFGVKNVQVEEVYDLQKPIDGPVYGFIFLFRWMEERRARRKIVEATAEVFVKDEEEISSIFFAQQVVPNSCATHALLSVLLNSNDTDLHLGATLNRLKAHTKGMCPENKGWAIGNTPELACAHNSHAMPQAKRRLDRNAASSISTGRFTGEAFHFVSYVPISGHLFELDGLKPYPIDHGPCDDNEDWTDKFRRVMAERLGIATGEQDIRFNLMAVVPDRRIAITHKLKMLRTNQAIVSGTLQKLLKCNEYNSVKNLRLDIETQERIYQNSSPPSPVLETNAFTIRDLQSLLKNLHSEIAVSEQQLNDENDKRYMFKVDDCRRTHNYDAFICTFNASLSKCTG
- the caly gene encoding ubiquitin carboxyl-terminal hydrolase calypso isoform X2 — translated: MPVDINRLTDGWLELESDPGLFTLLLEDFGVKNVQVEEVYDLQKPIDGPVYGFIFLFRWMEERRARRKIVEATAEVFVKDEEEISSIFFAQQVVPNSCATHALLSVLLNSNDTDLHLGATLNRLKAHTKGMCPENKGWAIGNTPELACAHNSHAMPQAKRRLDRNAASSISTGRFTGEAFHFVSYVPISGHLFELDGLKPYPIDHGPCDDNEDWTDKFRRVMAERLGIATGEQDIRFNLMAVVPDRRIAITHKLKMLRTNQAIVSGTLQKLLKCNEYNSVKNLRLDIETQERIYQNSSPPSPVLETNAFTIRDLQSLLKNLHSEIAVSEQQLNDENDKRYMFKVDDCRRTHNYDEFICTFLSMLAHQGVLGELVSQHILPSKKLGGQGMNRFSKGSTQYATPQKQKNCEPSKNSGRRRKGRNKCKKRK